The DNA region CGCTTCCAGACGGGATAAAGGAGTTTGATTCATGAGTGTATTCGTCCACCTTTCATTCGTTCTATCTTTCTATTATAGAAGAATGTCGGGGAAATCCAAATGGGAGACCGTGATGCCTGGAAAATAGCTTTAATTCCCCGTTTAAGCGGCAGAAGGGAAGGGTAATACAGGGCGAAACCGCGTAGGGTTGCTTACTTGCTCGCTCGCTTATTTACTTACTATGGATTATACAGTTCTTGAAACCAGGATTACACGATATAACAACGACATTAGAAGGGAGATATATTCATGAATAATCGACTAAGCGTTCCGTTATATGCTTCGTTACTCAGTATAGCTTTGTTGACTGCATGTGCTTCGGCTGACCCGACGACAGAATCGCAGCAGATTGGGGCAGGTCAGGGGCAGACAGCCGAAGGTGGCAATAACCGTGCGAGTGGTGGAGAAGAGGAAACAGACGAAAATGCTGTAATTCCTTACGAGGCTTCCGTGCTGGTCGACGGACTCCATGTGCCCTGGGAGTTGGTTAGTGTGCCTGATGGGCGAATGTTTGTAACGGAGCGACCGGGTACCATTCGGTTAATCGAGGATGGAGAGCTGTCACCTGAACCGCTGATTGAATTTGCTGCTCCGTTTAATGAAGAAGGGGAAGGTGGCTTGCTCGGCCTTGCTGCTGATCCGAACTTTGACAATAATGGCTACCTGTATGCGTATCACTCCTATCTTGAAGGCGAGGACATTGCCAATCGGGTATTGCGCTTGAAGGTGAGTGATGGGAAGGCAACTATAGACAAAGAGCTGCTCAGTAATATTCCTGGCGGGGTGAATCACAATGGAGGACGGATCAAGATTGGTCCGGACAATCTGCTCTATATTACGACAGGTGAACGATATGAACCGGAGCTGGCCCAGAACAAAGACAGCTTGGGTGGCAAAATATTGCGGATTGGTCTCGACGGATCGATCCCAGAAGATAACCCGTGGCCGGATTCACCGATCTACAGTATGGGACATCGAAATGCACAGGGACTGGCCTGGAACCCGGACAGTGGCTATCTGTATGCCACAGAGCATGGACAGCGTAATTTTGATGAAATCAACCGGATTGAAGCCGGCGAGAATTATGGCTGGCCTGAAGTGGAGGGAGACGATGATGACAGTGGCACATATCAGGTTCCACTTGCACACAGTGGTAATGAGACTTGGGCCCCGTCAGGTTTAGCTTTTATAGAAGAAGGGCCATGGGCTGGGTCTCTGCTTGCTGCCAATCTGCGGGGTGAGCAATTACTCAAAATTACA from Paenibacillus sp. JNUCC-31 includes:
- a CDS encoding PQQ-dependent sugar dehydrogenase is translated as MNNRLSVPLYASLLSIALLTACASADPTTESQQIGAGQGQTAEGGNNRASGGEEETDENAVIPYEASVLVDGLHVPWELVSVPDGRMFVTERPGTIRLIEDGELSPEPLIEFAAPFNEEGEGGLLGLAADPNFDNNGYLYAYHSYLEGEDIANRVLRLKVSDGKATIDKELLSNIPGGVNHNGGRIKIGPDNLLYITTGERYEPELAQNKDSLGGKILRIGLDGSIPEDNPWPDSPIYSMGHRNAQGLAWNPDSGYLYATEHGQRNFDEINRIEAGENYGWPEVEGDDDDSGTYQVPLAHSGNETWAPSGLAFIEEGPWAGSLLAANLRGEQLLKITRSEDGTQVTQVEPIFEGEWGRIRNVTAGEDGKLYVLTNNRDGRGSPRDGDDRLIVLSPQS